A segment of the Trifolium pratense cultivar HEN17-A07 linkage group LG7, ARS_RC_1.1, whole genome shotgun sequence genome:
ttgggtggGTGTCGTGTGGATTGGTGGCAGAGCAGCTTCAACTACAACACAAAACACCCGGACAGACACAGTACTAAACTACTCTATGTCGTAGCAACACTTTCTCTCTCAAACCacagtttcaactttcaaccaCACCAACAATTCACTTCAAGCTTCTATCATCTTCAAATCACAACAATACTTTCCTTTCATCAAGGTTCTTTCTTCTATTCTATGCtctttatttcaaaaaaattggtGCTTTGAACTGTATATGGCTTCAATAAAAGCCTCTCATTTCAAATTTCTAAtcttttttggatttttctttCTGGGGTTGGTTTAATTTAGCTGGGTTTTGCTTTTCATCACTTAATTATGATTTATCTTGTGCCTGAGAAAATTGGgttgaaatgaaattgaaaaaagagagcttttttatttatgttgcaTGTGTTCTTGAATTTCcccttttcaatttttattttggatatttGATTTTCATGATTGTTGAGtgaaagattattttttatttttggaagaTTTTGAGCTTATTAATTGTGAACTTACATCTTTGTGCCATTAGATGGTTGTGCTTATGATGAGTctttgattttgaacttgatgGCATGAGATTGAGATTTGACTTGTTGGAATTTGACACCAAGTATTAATTTTATCTAGGTCTTGtttgaaaattttagaattgCCATCTTAGGAACAAGGTTAATATATTGATTATGATTGTGCATAGTTTAAATAGTATCTATAGGCTAAATTGCGAGATGGTTATgtagtatagtttttttttattagttatatGAGGAACCAACACGGTGTTGAGAGAGTTGACAACATGCCTCTCCCCTAGGAAAAGAATTGGGATTCAATTCATGGAGTCATCCATTTGGAAGGTAGTCCATAGCCGAATTGAGGATTAGTCTCACAGCGGATCCAAAGGGCCTAAGCTGTAGGGATACCATCAGGCTCCTACCGGGGGTCAAAGATCCTAATTACGGTGTGTTGACACAAAAAAGGCTTATTATGAGGAATGAGTgtcaatttttttctattttgaatTTGAGCATGGGATAGTATGACAATTTTCATTTTCCTTAGTTGTTTTGTCGGATTAAGAAATTTGACAGAACTTAAATGGATTGATGGTTTTATTTTGAGTCATCCATCATAGTCCAATCCAAAATCCATATGATCCTTGAGGgttcatattctttttttttttgaacaagcttgagGGTTCATATTCTTGAAGCTATAATTATTAGATGCTCCTTATACAATTTGAATGTATGCTAACGATCGAGAATGACTTACGCAGTCTCTTTTAGTGGACTTCACTTGTATTCCATACAAGATGAAAATAAGTTAACTAGCTATAGTCTACACTCCCATAGCTGCAATAGTAGTTTTGATAGAAACGGAGAACGAGAGAAACGAAAGTGCATTAAATTACAATGGGTTCCATATGTCCTAGATGTTAGTTTTTCTCTCCCgtttatatttttctagttGTAGCGACTTATGAGAAAAGTTTTAAATCGCAGTTGTGTCGCAATTTTTGATATTGCAGTGAATCATGGTGGCTTTGCCTAGAGTACTAGCTTCTGTATAGACTATACTAGAAGATTCTATAATTGCATAGACTActagattttgtaattttattaatttcctTTTCCCGAATTCTGTTTTTCCCCTGCACAGTGCCATACGATGTAGCTGATGTAATCTTGAATTATGTTAACAGTGTTTTTTCCGCTTCCAGATTTGGACAGAGTGCATGTGAATCAGGAAAACATGACTTCTTCTACACATGATCTCACAGGTATTTACAGAATCTAGAAAATTATAGATCTTGTATTTATGactttgtatatatataatggCACACTTATTCACAAACTTATGGCTTAGAATTCTTACCGGATGATTTGTTGGGAGTTTTTAGctatcaaaaatattttatgttctCAGTTTTACAGTTCGTCTATTTCTTGTTGAGCAATTTATAAATAGCTTATTCATcttttatttaatgaatataaTAGCCCTCATCCAGTGATTCATAAACTCTTTAGTTTAAGATGGAAGGAGTTTGAACGTTGAAGcaaaaaaactcatttcataccaaaagaaataaaaataaattttaaaaagaattacAAAGGAATTAAATCATAAAAGTTCATTTTACTAGAAGTTCCATTCAAAGAATATCTCTTTTACTCTTTCAGTTTCTTTCAAACTGAATATGAACAGTAGCCTCTATTTCTttaaaactaaacaaaaatgTGGAATGTTTGTGTTCCCGGTGTAATTGATGTTTCTGCATTCTGGTTGTGGTGCATGCTATTTGCTTAGTTTCTTCACTAATTCAGGGcctatttggattgacttatttgagctaaCCTActggcataagcacttgtgagactatttgCGATAGCTTATGGAAACATGTTATGCGTTGTCCacaagttgttttcagcttattttcataagctctccaagatTGCTTATGAAtacagcttatagcttatatgaaaacagtttgacttgattttatcttttgttatagaaatagtttatacataaacacttactATATGATTAGAGTTACATGcgtaattaagttgtttatccaaatagggcCATAGTCTCTAGGTTTACTTTTCAGTTacttctttattatttttttgtattgagCTTCTTTGCCATGCTATCTGaagttttatgtttttcttaaaCGGGGATGCCTTTGCCTAGTCCCATTCCATGGGCCTAAAAGAGTGCAAAATGTAATATCTGAAGCCTGAAGTTATCAAACAAATTGTTGTCCAGATAACGAGGGTGATGGACAGCAGCAGTCAGAATCACAGATGCAGCAGCCTATATCTGCAAATGGAATTTCTCATGCTGGCATTGATACTCAGATTGTTCAATATGCAGCACCTCCGCAGCTCGGCGCAGGGCATGCTATGGTATGAACTTCACATTTTAACCGGCGTTCTTTTCATTTTGTCTTCACAAAACAAAGCATCTATAGGAGTATTTTTAATTGTGGCTATTTGCTTTTGCTTTTGTCATTGAAGAAAAAATGTTCTGAAGTCATGATAAAATGTGTTTCCCGAGTTCGTTCTTCCTCTAATTTTTAAATGAGTTAGCTGTTGGTACTCATATGAACTGTTCGATAAGCATCTAACAACTATAGAATTCTCCTCAATACATTTAATGTTCTCCCTCATATACGAGGGTTTTAGTTTTATGAAACTCTTGGTGGAAACAATTCTTGGCCATACTTTACTTACCACGTGGCCGAACTTTGGATTATCGGGGACCCTTcacctaggaaccagagggttaataccaaaaataaaaaactcacaTGCATGTTCATTGAGGCCCATCGTCTATTCCACTTCCTTTCCCCCAAAACCCTCCCTTCCCATTCCCTCATACTctaaattaaaacctaaaattaaacTGCCGAGGGGGAAGAGCCAAACCATTTGACTACTTCACTGAGCATCTCATGCTGCTCGATGTGGGACATAGATATCCCATAATACCCAAGTCCCTATCATTATGAAGGTGGGAATTTCCCATGTGTCGTAacaattttaaatgattttcCTTGATAAATTACGACCTCCGGTTCTTTTAACAAGAAACAAAAGACCAATTCACAAGATCAAAGAAGTGCATTTCTAAGagataatgtaaaaataaaatcccAAAATTATCCACAACATTCATTAAATGACCTACTTACGTGGAAAATAGGTGGGTTTCTagataacataaataataaggACAAAACTTTGGGTCAAAACATAAGaattttgtaatataaattactGTTCACTGTAATCTAACTAGTCATTAGTTAATATCCGTGTAACGTTGACGGCTTCCCCTCACCACTCTCTCTCCCCATCTATTTTCATCCAGCCATTGATCCTGTGCACCCAACTGTAACGCCACAGAAGATTTCTTCCTGCAGCCAAATTCCTCCTTCTGCATTGACTTTGAAGACAATTATAGGGGTGAGATTGAGGATTTTTGAAGTTCTGATACcaagaaaagagaagaataaGTGGCCCTTTCCTCATCCACAATACCCCACTCATGACTGGTCCTTTCCTCTCCTAATTCCCTTCAATCCCTGTTGCTTCGCAACTTTCTTGAGTCACTCGTCTACTTAATTCTTTTCTCGCtcttgctcttttttttttcttttttttttttttcagtttgtaTTTGTCAGGTCTTctagaaaacaaaatttgttgTTTCTTGCAATGGAAAAAATGATAAGCCGTTTGAGAAATGGTTCGATACTGCAGTGTTTTGTTCTGCATTGACAAACAGTAGGCGGAGAATTGCGACAAACAGGAGAGCAGAGCCACATAGTTGCAAGATGGCAAGGCGATGTGGTCATGTGGGGCCATGGTCGTTCTGGTGAGACCTCCTGCAGTGGTTGTGCATTGAGAACACACCATTTTGCAGCAATCGAGCACGGAAGTGCACCACCTTGTGACATGGCGGTGCTGCACGCAACTGTAGTCTTGTGGTGACTATGGATCAAGCTGCATGTGTGTTCTCAATGGTTTTAGAAACTGTTTTCTTTTCAGCACTGTAGCATTGCTTCAAGAATTCTGATTTGACATAATGCTGAATTACATTGCAAACTGTATGAAGTTTTGatgtaaattaaaattacttAGCGGTAGTGTTTGGTGAATTGAGTACTGGTGCCAGTTGTCATCTTGATGTAATATCATTGAAGTAAGAAGTGGCTGCTCAGAGTTGGTCGGGCGCGATTGATTTACCCTAGTCCCCCCTTCCCTCCTTCTGGCCATTTGATATTTTTGCTACATTGCTGTTTTTTAACTGTccttttgtattttaaaatgtaGACTTTTGTTTGTACTGTACTGATTTCTGTTGCTTTTTTGCACTTTATTAAAGGTACCACCTCCTTATCCATATCCGGATCCTTACTACAGAAGCGTCTTTGCTCCCTATGATGCACAACCATACCAGCTGCAACCCTACGGTGGACATCCAATGGTTCATTCTAGTCTCTTGTTGATTTTTGTAATATGGTAGCTTCGTGTCAAAGCTATTTTCTGATCGTCATATTATTGAATGTCCTGTGCCAGGCCAATCTTCAGTTAATGGGAATCCAGCATCCAGGTGTTCCTTTGCCTACTGATGCCGTTGAGGAGCCTGTGTTTGTCAATGCAAAACAGTATCATGGTATTTTAAGACGCAGGCAGTCTCGTGCTAAAGCTGAATCAGAAAAGAAAGTTACAAGGAATCGGAAGGTATGCCATAATCGCCATCTTTTTTGTTGTTATGGTTGAACTGATTAAACCATGACCCGGATGTCTCACATGTTCAACCTCTGgtccaatttttaaaacattgatttaaAGTCTACTCGTGTTATCTCAACGAGCTTCATGATGTTTTTGTATTCCTCCATATAGATTTATTTGACTCACATGCTTCCATGCATCATCTATACTTGATCTTTAAACAAATATTTCAGCCATACTTGCACGAATCTCGACATTTGCATGCACTGAAAAGAGCAAGAGGATGTGGAGGTCGGTTTCTGAATTCAAAGAAAGATGAAAATCAACAGGATGAGGTTGGTTCAGCTGACAATTCACATTCCAATATCAATCTCAATTCTGAAAGAAACGATCTTGCACCATCCGATAAAAATTCTTGAAAAAAGTCAAAGAAATGGTGATGCTATGCATATCATGAGACAAATCATGAAACAAACCGCAACCTCAGATATATCTTGCTGATGGTGTTTCAGTGTGGCAGTGTACAATCCCATATGTATAGGTTTTGTGTGGTAGGTATATGTTAGGGAGGTTGCAAGACAAAGCAAGTAAAATTATCAGATGAAGTGATTTTTATATCAAATGTTATCTCCAATGTTCTCCTTTCTAGCCTTTGTAGGTTAGATGATAGGTGAAATTATTATTGTATGGCCATTTCTTAGTACTATTTGGTACTATGGAGAGATTAGAATTATCAGAAGTCATGATGGTTTGTTTGTATCATTTTGTTTAGCTTGAGAGAGACATATTAACTATTGTAGCAAAGTACAGAAGAAGGCCATGATAGTGCTTTTGCTTTAAGGAAAGTTGTCAGTTTTATGTCAATATTTTGGGCTAGGTGGAATCGAAACGTTGATTCAACTCATAAACTTGTAGAGTTTACCTTGaaataaacatatattatatatttaacttatttaattttgaacgtaatctaaaattaataattttatttttaagggttaaatatgttttagtccctacattttaaCAGACTTCTAAAAATAgtccatatatattttttattatatttttagtccccaCGTTTTTTCCGTTTCCAACATTGGTCCCTAAtgtgaaattttggtttgtttggACAAACCGAAAATGCCATATAGATGTCATGCAAACTTATTTAATGACGTGGATGCATAAAGAGTAAATATTAAATGAGTTTGTGTGGTATCTATGCCGCATTTTCCGTCTGTCTAGTAAGTCAAAATTTCCCATTAGGGACCAATGTTGCAAACAACAAAAACGtggggactaaaaatataatataaaaaatgtaggGACTATTTTTAGAAGTCCGCCCAAATGTGGGACTtgaaacatatttaaccctattcccactcattgtaaaccaaaaaaaaaaaaattaattaaagaaaatataacaaaattaatatattattaattgattttctctcattctcagTGATTAAATATAACTCTAGTCAtacatttcaataacaaataacacgACAACTATATGTCCATCAATATAACTTGTAAAGAATGATGTATTCcctatgaatttgaatgaatatcgttgtttttgagtaaaaaaaaatcaatataacttgtaaagaaataatatttctcttttttttttttcacgcaTTAAATATACCCTTTGAATCATGCATATCACATGAGATTggatattatatatgattgaaatacaAAGTGATTctccttaaaaataaaatacaaagtgATCGTATATTTTAAACCCattgttttatttgatttttatgaaactcctattgtattttttttttacaatatttatgTATCTACTCCAAAAGTTTTGACAATATTTATGTATCTACtccaaaaaaaatgttcataaatatatttaaatgttcaaaatttttaaatgttCATAAATAAGTATTAtctgcttcaaaaaaataaataactattatCTAtcaaataactattatatttaaatgttcataaatatatttaaatataatattagtttatcaaaatataataattacttatttgttttgtttttcacttgttttttttttgacggattgtttctcacttgttttcatctattatttttgtatttttttctgcACACGTGCATAAAATAAGAGACATTGTTGAAAACACACGAGTACTAACAATTATTATTCGTCTGACTCTTGTTGTGCTCCCTCTCCGTCCccttttataaacaaatattctcTTTTTAGGATTTGTTTGACGTGcatgataggataggatagtgacatGATAGGGTATAAAACATCAACCGCTATATAATAACTTGGTACCAAATCAGAACGTTATTGCTATGTATAGCAAGTTTAAGTATTATACTATGTGATTGGAGAAAGAAGCAAAAAATTCAATACAAACGACCTTTACCCCTGGGCCTGGGGCGCAGCCCACCCATGATTTGGCACCTACATTCCTAGCCATAGTAACTAGTTCATGAGCAACAACATTTTTGCTCCTtctaataaaaacaacaattacATTTGACAATCTAGAAAGAAAATCTCTACAATCTTGAGTTATATTTTCCAACAGAACATCACGAACACTATCATTTAGACATTTGACAGATATCTTAGAATCAGATTCAATGGTGAGATGTTCATGATGAGTTGAAGCTTGAATCCACTTTAAACACCATCGCAACGCCATAGCCTCGGCGAGTTGGAGAAATTTTGATCTTCTCTAGATGAGTTGCAGCAAAATCAACCATAC
Coding sequences within it:
- the LOC123898157 gene encoding nuclear transcription factor Y subunit A-7 encodes the protein MTSSTHDLTDNEGDGQQQSESQMQQPISANGISHAGIDTQIVQYAAPPQLGAGHAMVPPPYPYPDPYYRSVFAPYDAQPYQLQPYGGHPMANLQLMGIQHPGVPLPTDAVEEPVFVNAKQYHGILRRRQSRAKAESEKKVTRNRKPYLHESRHLHALKRARGCGGRFLNSKKDENQQDEVGSADNSHSNINLNSERNDLAPSDKNS